ATTCTTTCTCTTGTGCCATTTTCCTTCACTCCTTCTGGTTGGTCGCTCATCACTTGTATTATGTATGAGAGCACAGCCTTAAATATACAAGAATGAGGACACCAATGTCCTCGTTCTTCTCTCCCATATTAATGAATTTTATGTTAGCTTAAATTGTTAAATCATGCAATTAAAAAAACATCCTTGAAAGATATTTTTTCATACCTTTCCAACCTATACATAATATGGACTTTTGCAGAGATTGTATATGCTATTGTTTCACAAAATTTCTTTTCGTTCAAGGATTGTCTGGATTTTTGTCACCATTAAATCGATCGCTACGTGATTTTGGCCACCTTCGGGAATAATGATATCGGCATATCTTTTCGTCGGTTCAACAAACTGGTTGTGCATTGGTCGGACTACGGTGACATATTGTTCGATGACAGAATCAATCGATCTGCCTCTTTCCTTTATGTCACGAAGCATCCTTCTTATGATTCGCAAATCGGCATCTGTATCAACATACAGCTTAATGTCCATCAAGTCGCGAAGCCGCTCGTCCTCAAGGATAAGGATACCTTCCAAAATGATGACATCCTTTGGCTCTACTCGCACCACCTCATCTGAACGAGTATAAAGCTTGTAGTTGTATACGGGCTTATCAATCGGTTCATAATTCAATAGTTGCTGAATATGCTCAATCAAATAATCATTATCAAATGCCAGAGGGTGATCATAGTTTGTGTTTAGCCGTTCTTCGAATGGAAGATGACTTTGATCTTTGTAATAAAAATCCTGCTCGATCATGAGTATGGAGTGTCCTTTGAAATGTTCATAAATAGCTTTTGTGACACTAGTCTTACCTGAACCGGACCCTCCTGCTACTCCAATTATTATAGGCTTTTTCCCCATTTTTCTCTATTTCCCCTTTCTCATCATGTTGCTCGGAAAAAGCTTTCTGCCGATTTTGAACTTGACGATTTGAAGGGGATGGCGGGCTGCATCCAAAGGGTTTCCGTCCTCATCCCAAATTGCATCAATTACATGAGTGAAATTTGAAATTTCCGGACCAAAAAATTCCACTTCATCACCAACTTTAAAGAAATTGCGCTGCTGGAGAGTCACTAGCTCCGTCTCTTCATCATAGTCAAGAATAAGACCAGCAAAATCAAAAGTTGTCTTTTTGCCGTGCTGGCCAAACATCTGCTCACTGACACCCGGAACGCCTTCAAAAAATGCGGGGGCGGTATCACGATTCGCGCATTTATCAAGCTCCTTGAGCCATTCTTCCTGAATCTCAAAATGATCAGGATCTGCTGAGTATGCATCAATAACCTTACGGTAGACGCTGACTACGGTTGCGATATAGTGAATCGATTTCATTCGGCCCTCAATTTTCAAACTGTCGATTCCCATTTCAATCATTTGCGGAATCGATTCAATCAGCTTCAAATCTTTTGGGCTCATCGCAAATGGCGCATCCTCTTCATTATAGAGGGCCACTGCGTCTGTACCATTCTGTTGATAGAGATCGTAATCCCAGCGGCAAGACTGGCAGCAGCCCCCACGGTTGGAGTCTCTTGCCGTCATATGATTGCTTAGCACGCAGCGGCCGGAGTAAGCAATACACATTGCTCCATGAATAAAGGTTTCGATTTCAATGTCAACCTTTTCTTTCA
This window of the Bacillus gobiensis genome carries:
- the udk gene encoding uridine kinase, which encodes MGKKPIIIGVAGGSGSGKTSVTKAIYEHFKGHSILMIEQDFYYKDQSHLPFEERLNTNYDHPLAFDNDYLIEHIQQLLNYEPIDKPVYNYKLYTRSDEVVRVEPKDVIILEGILILEDERLRDLMDIKLYVDTDADLRIIRRMLRDIKERGRSIDSVIEQYVTVVRPMHNQFVEPTKRYADIIIPEGGQNHVAIDLMVTKIQTILERKEIL
- a CDS encoding peptidase U32 family protein, with protein sequence MTAVKDQISSVVNGKRVITKKPELLAPAGNLEKLKIAVHYGADAVFIGGREYGLRSNADNFSIEEMAEGVKFAKAYGAKIYVTTNIFAHEENIDGLEDYLKDLEKAGITGIIVADPLIIETCKTAAPKLEIHLSTQQSLSNWKAVQFWKEEGLHRVVLARETSAMEIREMKEKVDIEIETFIHGAMCIAYSGRCVLSNHMTARDSNRGGCCQSCRWDYDLYQQNGTDAVALYNEEDAPFAMSPKDLKLIESIPQMIEMGIDSLKIEGRMKSIHYIATVVSVYRKVIDAYSADPDHFEIQEEWLKELDKCANRDTAPAFFEGVPGVSEQMFGQHGKKTTFDFAGLILDYDEETELVTLQQRNFFKVGDEVEFFGPEISNFTHVIDAIWDEDGNPLDAARHPLQIVKFKIGRKLFPSNMMRKGK